From Ostrinia nubilalis chromosome 9, ilOstNubi1.1, whole genome shotgun sequence, one genomic window encodes:
- the LOC135074596 gene encoding UDP-N-acetylglucosamine transferase subunit ALG14 homolog: MEFWILCLLFFAPLLALILRAIYLICLIFTTESRLESESALRTVLCIGSGGHTTELLRIVKNLDHEKYQPRMYILAENDVSSEVKIHKSEHGTTQYALTRIPRSRNVNQSYLSSVGTTLYSTLQSIPIVYNFKPDIIFCNGPGTCVPICIVAFMLRCLFLINCRIVFIESICRVRTLSLTGKILQYFADIIVVQWPQLRDSCFRAKYFGRLT; encoded by the coding sequence ATGGAATTCTGGATTCTTTGTCTACTCTTCTTTGCTCCCTTGTTAGCTCTCATTCTTAGAGCCATCTATTTAATTTGCCTAATATTTACAACCGAGTCCAGATTAGAGAGTGAATCTGCACTTCGAACTGTGCTATGTATTGGCTCTGGTGGACATACAACTGAATTACTGAGAATTGTTAAAAACTTAGATCATGAGAAATATCAGCCACGAATGTACATTTTGGCTGAAAACGACGTCAGCAGTGAGGTCAAAATACACAAGTCTGAACACGGAACAACACAGTATGCATTAACAAGGATTCCTCGGAGCAGAAATGTGAACCAATCTTATTTGTCATCAGTTGGCACCACACTTTATTCAACTTTACAATCAATACCAATTGTGTACAATTTTAAACCTGATATTATATTCTGTAATGGTCCTGGTACTTGTGTGCCAATTTGTATTGTTGCTTTCATGTTGAGATGCTTGTTCCTCATCAATTGCAGAATTGTTTTCATTGAAAGTATTTGTAGAGTAAGAACTTTATCACTAACTGGAAAGATTCTTCAATACTTTGCAGATATTATTGTGGTGCAGTGGCCACAGCTAAGGGATTCATGTTTTAGAGCTAAATACTTTGGTAGGCTGACATAA